From Kineosporia succinea, the proteins below share one genomic window:
- a CDS encoding peptide chain release factor 3 — MSADTQTPAQTSDIPAPKILAEAGRRRTIAVISHPDAGKSTLTEALALHAKALREAGAVHGRGGRAGVVTDWQDMEKQRGISISSAVVQLDHRDQVINVVDTPGHADFSEDTYRALTAVDAVIMLVDAARGMEVQTRKLFGVCKTRGLPVITVINKWDRPGQEALQLLDEIESITGLKPTPMTWPVGIAGDFRGLLERGSGEYVKYTRAPGGATLALEERMDAVRAEAVEGSAWVQAVEESDLLSISDGDHDEEAFLAFRTTPVYFTAAVANTGVGQVLDSLVDVAPSPRDQPDVAGATQPLPGRFSAQIFKTQTGMNPAHRDRLAFARIHSGVFHRGMTVRDNRTGRPMVLKHVQTVFGADRSTVDVAYPGDVIGLVNARHINVGDTISEAGKVEYPPLPVFAPEHFRTVRPKDLGSGKSFRQGLRELDAEGVVRVLINDAHGLGEPILSAVGALQFDVVQYRMTNEYRSPVRFTELGFTTARLIEPDVLPILRTKRDVEVVENADGQMFALFTDEWRVRGIERDNPGIKLQPLVATSA, encoded by the coding sequence GTGAGCGCCGATACCCAGACCCCCGCCCAGACCAGCGACATCCCGGCCCCGAAGATCCTGGCCGAGGCGGGCCGGCGCCGCACCATTGCCGTCATCTCTCACCCCGACGCCGGTAAGTCCACGCTGACCGAGGCGCTGGCCCTGCACGCCAAGGCGCTGCGTGAGGCCGGGGCCGTGCACGGGCGCGGCGGGCGCGCGGGCGTGGTCACCGACTGGCAGGACATGGAGAAGCAGCGCGGTATCTCGATCAGCTCGGCCGTGGTGCAGCTCGACCACCGCGACCAGGTGATCAACGTGGTCGACACCCCCGGTCACGCCGACTTCTCCGAAGACACCTATCGCGCCCTCACCGCCGTCGACGCGGTGATCATGCTGGTCGACGCCGCGCGCGGCATGGAGGTGCAGACCCGCAAGCTGTTCGGCGTCTGCAAGACCCGGGGTCTGCCGGTCATCACCGTGATCAACAAGTGGGACCGGCCGGGCCAGGAGGCCCTGCAGCTGCTCGACGAGATCGAGTCCATCACCGGCCTCAAGCCCACCCCGATGACCTGGCCGGTCGGCATCGCCGGCGACTTCCGGGGCCTGCTCGAGCGCGGCAGCGGTGAGTACGTGAAGTACACCCGGGCTCCCGGTGGCGCCACGCTGGCGCTCGAGGAGCGCATGGACGCCGTGCGGGCCGAGGCCGTCGAGGGCTCCGCCTGGGTGCAGGCGGTCGAGGAGAGCGACCTGCTCTCGATCTCCGACGGCGACCACGACGAAGAGGCCTTCCTCGCCTTCCGCACCACGCCCGTCTACTTCACCGCCGCCGTGGCGAACACCGGCGTCGGCCAGGTGCTCGACTCACTGGTCGACGTCGCGCCCTCCCCGCGCGACCAGCCCGACGTCGCCGGGGCCACCCAGCCGCTGCCGGGCCGCTTCAGCGCCCAGATCTTCAAGACCCAGACCGGCATGAACCCGGCCCACCGCGACCGTCTCGCGTTCGCCCGCATCCACTCCGGCGTCTTCCACCGGGGCATGACGGTCCGCGACAACCGCACGGGCCGCCCGATGGTGCTCAAGCACGTGCAGACCGTGTTCGGCGCCGACCGTTCCACCGTCGACGTGGCCTACCCGGGCGACGTCATCGGCCTGGTCAACGCCCGCCACATCAACGTGGGCGACACCATCTCCGAGGCGGGCAAGGTCGAGTACCCGCCGTTGCCGGTGTTCGCCCCCGAGCACTTCCGCACGGTGCGCCCCAAGGATCTGGGCTCGGGCAAGTCGTTCCGGCAGGGCCTGCGCGAGCTCGACGCCGAGGGCGTGGTGCGCGTGCTCATCAACGACGCGCACGGTCTCGGCGAGCCGATCCTCAGCGCGGTCGGTGCCCTGCAGTTCGACGTGGTGCAGTACCGGATGACCAACGAATACCGTTCGCCGGTGCGCTTCACCGAACTGGGCTTCACCACCGCGCGCCTGATCGAGCCGGACGTGCTGCCGATCCTGCGCACCAAGCGCGACGTCGAGGTGGTCGAGAACGCCGACGGGCAGATGTTCGCGCTCTTCACCGACGAGTGGCGCGTGCGGGGCATCGAGCGCGACAACCCGGGCATCAAGCTGCAGCCGCTGGTGGCCACCAGCGCCTGA
- a CDS encoding N-acyl-D-amino-acid deacylase family protein, with the protein MLIRGATLVDGTGAPARRADVRVERGRIAEIGLITGSSDIDAGGLVLAPGFIDMHAHSDLAVLTDPQHLAKTTQGVTTEVLGQDGLSYAPADDRVLDVLREQLAGWNGIPDIDWSWRTVGEYLDRVDRGAAVNVAYLVPQGTVRMMAMGNDDRPATGDELVRMRQLVDEGMRDGAFGLSSGLTYVPGMYADTEELVALCEVVAAHGGFYAPHQRSYGRGALEAYAEVVEVARRSGAALHLTHATMNFAVNAGRASQLLSMVDAAVASGVDVTLDTYPYLPGSTTLSAVLPSWASAGGPAATLARLDDAAVLGRIRHDVEVVGSDGCHGVAADWDSLEISGVRHEELGAWVGRTIAQIAAAAGRAPFDVFTEILRRDRLGTTILQHVGHEENVRAIMTHPRHCGGSDGLLTGAKPHPRAWGTFPRYLGHYVREEGVLGLEECVAHLTSRPARRLGLTDRGVLRVGAVADLVLFDPATVAAAATFDDPRRASVGIPHVLVAGTPVIADGVRTGAVPGRALRHHR; encoded by the coding sequence GTGCTGATCCGTGGTGCCACCCTCGTGGACGGCACGGGAGCGCCCGCCCGCCGGGCCGACGTCCGCGTCGAGAGGGGGCGCATCGCCGAGATCGGCCTGATAACAGGCTCGAGCGATATCGATGCCGGCGGCCTCGTCCTCGCCCCCGGCTTCATCGACATGCACGCCCACTCCGACCTGGCCGTGCTCACCGACCCGCAGCACCTGGCCAAGACCACCCAGGGCGTCACCACCGAGGTCCTGGGGCAGGACGGACTGAGCTACGCCCCGGCCGACGACAGGGTGCTCGACGTGCTCCGCGAGCAGCTGGCCGGCTGGAACGGCATCCCCGACATCGACTGGTCGTGGCGCACGGTGGGGGAGTACCTCGACCGCGTCGACCGGGGTGCCGCCGTGAACGTCGCCTACCTCGTGCCGCAGGGCACCGTGCGAATGATGGCGATGGGTAACGACGATCGCCCCGCCACGGGTGATGAGCTCGTCCGCATGCGGCAACTCGTCGACGAGGGCATGCGGGACGGTGCGTTCGGCCTGTCGAGCGGTCTCACCTACGTGCCCGGAATGTACGCCGACACCGAAGAACTCGTGGCGCTGTGCGAGGTGGTCGCGGCCCACGGGGGCTTCTACGCACCGCACCAGCGCTCGTACGGCAGGGGCGCGCTCGAGGCCTACGCCGAGGTCGTCGAGGTGGCCCGGCGATCCGGCGCCGCGCTCCATCTCACCCACGCCACCATGAATTTCGCGGTCAACGCGGGCCGGGCGTCCCAGTTGCTGTCGATGGTGGACGCGGCGGTCGCCTCGGGCGTGGACGTCACCCTGGACACGTACCCCTACCTCCCGGGCTCGACCACGCTGTCGGCCGTGCTGCCCAGCTGGGCGTCGGCCGGGGGCCCGGCGGCCACGCTGGCCCGGCTCGACGACGCGGCGGTGCTCGGGCGCATCCGGCACGACGTGGAGGTCGTCGGGTCGGACGGCTGTCACGGTGTGGCCGCCGACTGGGACTCGCTCGAGATCTCCGGCGTGCGCCACGAGGAGCTCGGCGCCTGGGTGGGCCGCACGATCGCGCAGATCGCGGCCGCCGCCGGCCGGGCCCCGTTCGACGTGTTCACCGAGATCCTGCGCCGCGACCGCCTGGGCACCACGATTCTGCAGCACGTGGGCCACGAGGAGAACGTGCGCGCGATCATGACCCATCCCCGTCACTGCGGTGGCAGCGACGGCCTGCTCACCGGAGCCAAACCCCACCCCCGGGCCTGGGGGACCTTCCCCCGGTACCTCGGCCACTACGTCCGTGAGGAAGGGGTGCTGGGCCTGGAGGAGTGCGTGGCCCACCTGACCTCCCGCCCCGCCCGGCGGCTGGGCCTGACCGACCGCGGCGTGCTGCGCGTGGGCGCGGTCGCCGACCTGGTCCTGTTCGACCCGGCCACGGTGGCTGCCGCAGCCACGTTCGACGACCCGCGCCGCGCGTCCGTCGGCATCCCCCACGTGCTCGTGGCCGGCACGCCGGTGATCGCCGACGGCGTGCGCACCGGCGCGGTGCCCGGACGGGCGCTGCGTCACCACCGGTGA
- a CDS encoding RidA family protein: MSTPRTAVSTPEAPAPAHTFSQGVRKGPILQVSGQGPVDPVTNEYLHPGDVKAQTLQTLANVHAILTAGGATFDDVVMLRVYLTTRDDFAAMNEAYGEYVTQHSASGILPSRTTVMTGLPRAEMLVEIDALAVLD; encoded by the coding sequence ATGAGCACGCCCCGCACCGCCGTCTCCACCCCCGAGGCCCCCGCCCCCGCGCACACGTTCTCGCAGGGGGTGCGTAAGGGCCCGATCCTGCAGGTCTCCGGCCAGGGCCCGGTCGACCCGGTGACCAACGAATACCTCCACCCGGGCGACGTGAAGGCCCAGACCCTGCAGACCCTGGCCAACGTGCACGCCATCCTCACCGCGGGCGGCGCGACCTTCGACGACGTGGTCATGCTGCGCGTCTACCTGACCACCCGCGACGACTTCGCCGCGATGAACGAGGCGTACGGTGAGTACGTGACGCAGCACAGTGCCTCGGGCATCCTGCCGTCCCGCACCACGGTCATGACCGGCCTGCCCCGCGCCGAGATGCTGGTCGAGATCGACGCCCTGGCCGTGCTGGACTGA
- a CDS encoding glycoside hydrolase 5 family protein, whose amino-acid sequence MTTRFGVNYVPSQDWMFQWMAVEADAVRRDFEAVAGLGLDHVRLFPLWPVLQPNRTLIRRRALDDVRLVVDLAGEFGLDASVDVIQGHMSGFDFVPAWLVNWHAGNMFTDEQAVRAQAALVGAVYEAVRDAPNFTGLTLGNEVNQFQPPNPAAMPADSEQIGHWLRSLLAGAKDPDPRHVITHSENDHLWYRDGHPFLPTHASRLGDVTTVHSWIFNGTGQRYGGLSDRATWHAEWMAELSRAFATDPERPVWVQEVGAPALNLTPEEMPEFCRRTVESVLTTRHLHGITWWCSHDVSRDLGDYKDLEYSLGLLDVNNQVKPVGRAYAEAVAQARATAPVAPVRREAVVIEVDEHHVPLSRASLAPGGAVVEAWYELRAAGHFPAVVTSADSPQVLAARGIESLVRPSVTV is encoded by the coding sequence GTGACAACCCGTTTCGGCGTGAACTACGTCCCCAGCCAGGACTGGATGTTTCAGTGGATGGCCGTCGAGGCGGATGCCGTGCGGCGCGACTTCGAGGCCGTCGCCGGTCTCGGGCTCGACCACGTGAGACTCTTCCCGCTGTGGCCGGTGCTGCAGCCCAACCGCACGCTGATCCGGCGCCGCGCGCTCGACGACGTGCGGCTGGTCGTCGACCTGGCCGGTGAGTTCGGGCTGGACGCCTCGGTCGACGTGATCCAGGGCCACATGAGCGGTTTCGACTTCGTTCCGGCCTGGCTGGTGAACTGGCACGCGGGCAACATGTTCACCGACGAGCAGGCGGTGCGGGCCCAGGCGGCGCTGGTCGGCGCGGTCTACGAGGCGGTGCGCGACGCCCCGAACTTCACCGGCCTCACGCTCGGCAACGAGGTCAACCAGTTCCAGCCGCCGAACCCGGCCGCCATGCCCGCCGACAGCGAGCAGATCGGGCACTGGCTGCGCAGCCTGCTGGCGGGGGCGAAGGATCCGGACCCGCGCCACGTGATCACGCACAGCGAGAACGACCACCTCTGGTACCGCGACGGGCACCCGTTCCTGCCCACCCACGCCAGCCGGCTCGGCGACGTGACCACCGTGCACTCGTGGATCTTCAACGGCACCGGGCAGCGCTACGGCGGCCTGTCCGACCGGGCGACCTGGCACGCCGAGTGGATGGCCGAGCTGTCGCGGGCGTTCGCCACCGACCCCGAACGGCCGGTCTGGGTGCAGGAGGTCGGCGCCCCCGCGCTGAACCTCACGCCCGAGGAGATGCCCGAGTTCTGCCGCCGCACGGTCGAGTCCGTGCTGACCACGCGCCACCTGCACGGCATCACCTGGTGGTGCTCGCACGACGTGAGCCGCGACCTGGGCGACTACAAGGACCTGGAGTACAGCCTGGGTCTGCTCGACGTGAACAACCAGGTCAAGCCGGTGGGCCGGGCCTACGCCGAGGCCGTGGCCCAGGCCCGCGCCACCGCGCCCGTGGCCCCGGTGCGCCGTGAGGCCGTCGTCATCGAGGTCGACGAGCACCACGTGCCGCTCTCGCGGGCCTCCCTCGCCCCGGGCGGCGCCGTGGTCGAGGCCTGGTACGAACTGCGCGCGGCGGGCCACTTCCCGGCCGTCGTCACCAGCGCCGACAGCCCGCAGGTCCTGGCCGCCCGGGGCATCGAGAGCCTGGTCCGCCCGTCCGTCACCGTCTGA
- a CDS encoding LacI family DNA-binding transcriptional regulator, which translates to MGTSASGSAAGAARSARAAGSAGAAGSAGAARRPTIAAVAQAAGVSVSAVSHVFNGRTNISPETARRIREAADALNWRPNLAGRRVSRSSGGAVGNSIGLVVTQSEESFRRDPFFIRLIAGLTGPLARVGWSLSLTVVPPDEEAQVYRQWWTEQRVDGFLLVDLRTKDPRIPLLRSLSATAVALGPTPVTSAVPGVTLDDESGLAELLDHLAGLGHRRIARVTSAPGLAHSRRRNQVLSAAARRRDMSVRSLAWDEEASDPVAALLGARGDVTALVLDSEALATQVVAHAPEIGVRVPVDLSVLSWEDSWVSELVRPRLTALSAPVEESARTAVDLLHRMVRGESAASVVVPGRRLVVRESTAQARRS; encoded by the coding sequence ATGGGCACCAGCGCGTCGGGCAGTGCAGCGGGAGCGGCCAGGTCTGCCCGTGCGGCCGGGTCTGCCGGTGCGGCCGGGTCTGCCGGTGCCGCCCGTCGTCCCACCATCGCCGCCGTCGCCCAGGCCGCCGGGGTCTCGGTCTCGGCCGTCTCGCACGTCTTCAACGGCCGCACGAACATCTCCCCGGAGACGGCCCGGCGCATCCGGGAGGCCGCCGACGCGCTGAACTGGCGGCCCAACCTGGCCGGCCGCCGGGTCTCACGCTCCAGCGGCGGGGCCGTCGGCAACAGCATCGGGCTGGTCGTCACCCAGTCCGAGGAGTCGTTCCGGCGCGACCCGTTCTTCATCCGCCTGATCGCCGGGCTCACCGGGCCGCTGGCCAGGGTGGGCTGGTCGCTGTCCCTCACGGTCGTGCCGCCCGACGAGGAGGCGCAGGTCTACCGGCAGTGGTGGACCGAGCAGCGGGTCGACGGGTTCCTGCTCGTCGACCTGCGCACGAAAGACCCCCGGATCCCGTTGCTGCGCAGTCTGTCCGCCACCGCCGTGGCGCTCGGCCCGACCCCGGTGACGTCGGCCGTGCCCGGGGTGACGCTCGACGACGAGAGTGGTCTGGCCGAGCTCCTCGACCACCTGGCCGGTCTCGGGCACCGCCGCATCGCCCGCGTCACCTCCGCTCCCGGCCTGGCCCACAGCCGCCGCCGCAACCAGGTGCTGAGCGCCGCCGCCCGCCGTCGCGACATGAGCGTGCGGTCGCTGGCCTGGGACGAAGAGGCGTCCGATCCGGTCGCCGCCCTGCTGGGCGCCCGCGGTGACGTCACCGCCCTGGTGCTCGACAGCGAGGCCCTGGCCACCCAGGTGGTGGCGCACGCCCCCGAGATCGGAGTGCGTGTGCCGGTTGACCTCTCGGTGCTGTCGTGGGAAGACTCGTGGGTGAGCGAGCTGGTGCGTCCCCGGCTCACGGCCCTCTCGGCCCCGGTCGAAGAGAGCGCCCGCACCGCCGTCGACCTGCTGCACCGCATGGTCCGGGGTGAGAGTGCCGCCTCGGTGGTCGTTCCCGGCCGCCGCCTGGTGGTCCGCGAGTCCACCGCGCAAGCCCGCCGTTCCTGA
- a CDS encoding ABC transporter substrate-binding protein, whose protein sequence is MSESLSRRTLLTAGGAAAALMSLTGCGAVQALRPASGGAGTLVVHSQFNGAVAGADVFRAIVQQYRDTTGRSVATLSNGSDLPIVFETSVLAGKEADVAIINMVGKTLAWTDAEATIPVEGYLGQWGLDTRIEPGAVQEWTTPSGHLRAFPYTRTNWPVAFNTRLLEEAGLEIPLTSADLIDAADRLRSKDIGPVTIGGGDWSGQKLFIQVIQSFLTADEAADVFASGRFSESEGAVAGIRHFAELRDAGVFVDSAQGFTSDSMLTQYNTGKAAIMSSMSSALAKVPADRAAETTIGGWPVPPGAISTRPTVIQSFNGMGVWISENGSRKLDLVEPFVQWLFSDEVVAQFITQSGRDMNAVTDVTSDRFPLVAQAQALAAGDSVDPVILPDLLIPEAVFEPMTQATAQAFGPGTSPEQIVDVLEASYKNA, encoded by the coding sequence ATGAGCGAGTCCCTCAGCAGGCGCACCCTGCTGACCGCAGGCGGGGCCGCTGCTGCCCTCATGTCACTGACGGGATGCGGTGCCGTGCAGGCACTCCGCCCCGCCTCGGGCGGGGCCGGCACCCTCGTCGTGCACTCCCAGTTCAACGGCGCCGTGGCCGGGGCCGACGTGTTCCGGGCGATCGTGCAGCAGTACCGCGACACCACCGGCCGCTCGGTCGCCACGCTCAGCAACGGCAGCGACCTGCCGATCGTGTTCGAGACCTCGGTGCTCGCCGGCAAGGAGGCCGACGTCGCGATCATCAACATGGTCGGCAAGACGCTGGCCTGGACCGACGCCGAGGCGACGATCCCGGTCGAGGGCTACCTCGGGCAGTGGGGCCTCGACACGCGGATCGAGCCCGGGGCGGTCCAGGAGTGGACGACGCCCAGCGGTCACCTGCGCGCGTTCCCGTACACCCGCACCAACTGGCCGGTGGCGTTCAACACCCGGCTGCTCGAGGAGGCGGGCCTCGAGATCCCGCTCACCAGCGCCGACCTCATCGACGCGGCCGACCGGCTGCGCAGCAAGGACATCGGGCCCGTCACCATCGGCGGGGGTGACTGGAGCGGGCAGAAGCTCTTCATCCAGGTGATCCAGTCGTTCCTGACCGCCGACGAGGCCGCCGACGTCTTCGCCTCCGGGAGGTTCAGCGAGTCCGAGGGAGCGGTCGCGGGCATCCGGCACTTCGCCGAACTGCGTGACGCGGGCGTTTTCGTGGACAGCGCGCAGGGTTTCACCAGCGACTCCATGCTCACGCAGTACAACACCGGCAAGGCCGCGATCATGTCGTCGATGTCCTCGGCGCTGGCCAAGGTGCCCGCCGACCGCGCCGCCGAGACCACCATCGGGGGCTGGCCGGTGCCGCCGGGCGCGATCTCGACCAGGCCCACGGTGATCCAGAGCTTCAACGGCATGGGCGTGTGGATCAGCGAGAACGGCTCCAGGAAGCTGGATCTCGTCGAGCCGTTCGTGCAGTGGCTGTTCAGCGACGAGGTGGTGGCGCAGTTCATCACGCAGTCCGGCCGGGACATGAACGCCGTCACCGACGTCACCAGCGACCGGTTCCCGCTGGTGGCCCAGGCCCAGGCCCTGGCCGCCGGGGACAGCGTCGACCCGGTGATCCTTCCCGACCTGCTCATCCCCGAAGCCGTTTTCGAGCCGATGACCCAGGCCACGGCGCAGGCGTTCGGCCCCGGCACCAGCCCGGAGCAGATCGTCGACGTCCTCGAAGCCTCGTACAAGAACGCCTGA
- a CDS encoding carbohydrate ABC transporter permease, protein MTTQLDPPRPDLATPPPLRRPDAWRQKFPGLALPGLIWYAVFTIGPVIAMFVIAFLDWPGMLVDPGFAGLGNFRDVFSDPVFWDAVRNSAVQIAVGLPIMMVLAFLLAFYVVRKPRGHKVLRFWLFVPALISAPATALMFYSLLNPDGLVNGVLAALGLDGSRAWLADEATALPSLIMIDLWAGIGYSAVLLASRLDSVDEEIVQAAMVDGANNTRLAWGIYWPIARDFIGVVAMLQFLSILFSSAQNVLLLTKGGPGTSTTTLSYLIYQKAFVDADLGYSQAVGIVLFVVGLIGMFTIRRLLRPTH, encoded by the coding sequence ATGACCACCCAGCTCGACCCTCCCCGCCCCGACCTGGCGACCCCACCGCCCCTGAGGCGCCCGGACGCCTGGCGCCAGAAGTTCCCCGGCCTCGCCCTGCCCGGCCTGATCTGGTACGCGGTCTTCACCATCGGCCCGGTGATCGCGATGTTCGTCATCGCGTTCCTGGACTGGCCCGGCATGCTCGTCGACCCGGGCTTCGCCGGCCTCGGCAACTTCCGGGACGTGTTCTCCGACCCGGTGTTCTGGGACGCCGTGCGCAACAGCGCCGTGCAGATCGCCGTCGGCCTGCCGATCATGATGGTGCTCGCGTTCCTGCTCGCCTTCTACGTCGTGCGCAAGCCGCGCGGTCACAAGGTGCTGCGGTTCTGGCTCTTCGTGCCCGCCCTGATCTCGGCGCCCGCGACCGCGCTGATGTTCTACTCGCTGCTCAACCCCGACGGCCTCGTCAACGGGGTGCTCGCCGCCCTCGGCCTCGACGGCTCGCGCGCCTGGCTCGCCGACGAGGCGACCGCCCTGCCGTCGCTCATCATGATCGACCTGTGGGCCGGGATCGGTTACTCGGCCGTTCTTCTCGCCTCCCGGCTGGACTCGGTGGACGAGGAGATCGTGCAGGCCGCGATGGTCGACGGCGCGAACAACACCCGCCTGGCCTGGGGCATCTACTGGCCGATCGCCCGGGACTTCATCGGGGTCGTGGCCATGCTGCAGTTCCTGTCGATCCTGTTCAGCTCGGCCCAGAACGTGCTGCTGCTGACCAAGGGCGGGCCCGGCACGTCGACCACCACGCTGTCGTACCTGATCTACCAGAAGGCCTTCGTGGACGCCGATCTCGGCTACAGCCAGGCCGTCGGCATCGTGCTGTTCGTGGTCGGGCTGATCGGCATGTTCACCATCCGCCGCCTGCTGCGCCCCACCCACTAG
- a CDS encoding carbohydrate ABC transporter permease — protein sequence MKFPRISGFLAWGYALLLVIPFYYLVVSSFKENDDIFTNPLKLPATWDFGNYGEAVGSADLVPAVANSVIVTGLALALTLLLAVPAAFALSRSTGRAGRIVEATFSLGFLIPTFAALFPTFLLAAFTGLFHTRTFLILLLPATAMPLAVVILTQFMRTIPRELEEAASMDGASTLTILRHVHLPICIPGIATVVLLCFLSFWNEYLYSLIIIGPDPAQRTIQVALPTLQLTTGTDYGVLMAGTVFTLLPVFAVYAITQRQMQRALVSGAVKG from the coding sequence GTGAAATTCCCCCGCATCAGTGGGTTCCTGGCCTGGGGCTACGCCCTGCTGCTGGTGATCCCCTTCTACTACCTGGTCGTCTCGTCGTTCAAGGAGAACGACGACATCTTCACAAACCCGCTGAAGCTGCCCGCCACCTGGGACTTCGGCAACTACGGGGAGGCCGTCGGCAGCGCCGACCTGGTGCCCGCCGTGGCCAACTCGGTGATCGTGACCGGCCTGGCGCTGGCCCTGACCCTGCTGCTGGCCGTGCCCGCCGCGTTCGCCCTCTCGCGTTCCACCGGCCGGGCCGGGCGCATCGTCGAGGCCACGTTCTCGCTCGGCTTCCTCATCCCCACGTTCGCGGCGCTGTTCCCGACGTTCCTGCTCGCCGCGTTCACCGGCCTGTTCCACACCCGCACGTTCCTGATCCTCCTGCTGCCCGCCACCGCGATGCCGCTGGCCGTCGTGATCCTCACCCAGTTCATGCGCACCATCCCGCGTGAGCTCGAGGAGGCCGCGTCGATGGACGGCGCCTCGACCCTGACCATCCTGCGCCACGTGCACCTGCCCATCTGCATCCCGGGCATCGCGACGGTCGTGCTGCTGTGCTTCCTGTCGTTCTGGAACGAGTACCTGTACTCACTCATCATCATCGGGCCCGACCCCGCACAGCGCACGATCCAGGTCGCACTCCCCACCCTGCAGCTGACCACCGGCACCGACTACGGCGTTCTCATGGCCGGTACGGTGTTCACGCTGCTGCCGGTGTTCGCGGTCTACGCCATCACCCAGCGACAGATGCAGCGGGCCCTGGTCTCCGGGGCGGTGAAGGGATGA